One bacterium genomic window, TGATTTGCGTGTTGATGCCGAATGATCGGCTGGAACGATTAAAGCTGCATCCGATGGTCGAAGTCAATACGGCCAAGTTGGGGACCCGCTTCACTGTTTCGGTGGATGCGATCCATGGTACGACCACGGGTATCTCTGCGAGCGATCGCGCGATCACGATCAAAGCGCTGTCTGATGAAAACACCAAACCGGAAGACCTCGGCCGCCCTGGCCATGTATTCCCGATTCAGGCTGTTTCCGGCGGTGTGCTTTCTCGTGCGGGACATACCGAAGCATCGGTTGATCTGGCGAGACTGGCGAATCTTCGGCCGGTAGGCGTGCTCTGCGAGATCATGAACGATGATGGTACCATGGCTCGTGTGCCCCAACTCTTTCCATTGGCGAAACAGTTCGGCCTGAAGATCATAACGATCCGTGACCTGATCGCTTATCGCCACAAGACAGAAAAACTGGTCACCCATATGACGACCGTCACATTCCCGACCGAGTTTGGGACTTTCCAACTGCATCTGTATAAATCAGAGCTCGACGACCACCATCATCTGGCGCTGGTCAAAGGGGACATTACCGGGAAAAAGAATGTCCTGGTGCGGGTCCATTCAAGTTGCCTGACCGGCGATGTTTTCCACTCCCATCGGTGCGATTGCGGGATGCAACTGCACAAGGCTATGCAGATGGTTGACGCTGAGGGAGCGGGTGTGGTTCTGTATATGCGACAGGAGGGGAGAGGGATCGGTCTGGCTAACAAGATACTTGCATACAAGCTGCAGGATCTCGGGCGGGATACAGTCGAGGCGAACGAAGAACTCGGATTTAAAGCCGATCTTCGGGACTACGGCATCGGCGCACAGATACTGTCCGACCTTGGGCTGACCTCCATTCGGTTGTTAACGAATAACCCAAAGAAGGTGATCGGCCTGCAGGGGTATGGATTGGAGATCGTCGAGCGAGTGCCGTTGCAGATCGAGCCAACAGCGCACAGCGCACGCTACCTTGAAACCAAACGTGACAAACTTGGTCATTTGTTGAATTTCTGAGAACTGGAGAGGATATATGAACGTGAAGGAATTCGAAGGAAAGCTTGATGCCACCGGGCTTCGGTTCGGGATCGTCGTCAGCCGTTTCAACAGCTTTTTCACCGATCAACTGCTGAATGGTGCGTTGGATTGTATTGTCCGCCACAACGGCACGCAGGAGAAAGTCGCAGTGGCGTATGTACCGGGCTCATTTGAGCTGCCGTTTGCGGCGGCGCGCATGGCGAAGTCCGGCAAGTATGATGCCGTAATCTGCCTTGGCGCAGTGATTCGCGGCGACACACCGCACTTTGACTTTATTGCCGCCGAGTCCTCGAAAGGGATAGCCCGACTCGGCCTTGAAATGGATCTCCCGGTTGTGTACGGCGTGATCACCACTGATACTATCGAACAGGCGATCGAGCGCGCAGGGACCAAAGCAGGGAATAAGGGATGGGATGCCGCGCAGACCGCCATTGAGATGGTGAATCTCTATAAAGCGATGGACAAATGAGCACAGACGAACGAGAACTGAGTGATTCTCCCCGACGACGCGCCCGCGAACTGGTCCTGCATGGCTTGTATGCCTGCGAAGTGACCGAGAACGACCCGCGCGATGTGCTGTCACAGATCGTTAAGGATGAATCGTTGTCGGGCAAAAATCAGGACTATGCCAAGGCACTATTCACGAAGGTGCGGGATACACGGGACTGGTCAGATCAGCAACTTGTCCTTCTGGCGACCAACTGGAAGCTGGACCGGTTTGCCGAGCTCGACAAGATCATCCTTCGGATGGCTATGACCGAACTTCGCGATATGCCGGATATCCCGGTCCGAGTAGTGATCAACGAGGCGATCGAACTGGCCAAGAAATATTCGACCAGCGAATCGGCCAGTTTCATCAACGGTATCCTCGATAGCTACGTCAAAAAGACCGAAGCTCAGCCGGAATCCTGAGCGACTCCTACCACTTATAAGGCGCCTTCGAGATTTTTCTTCGAGGGCGCTTTCTCTTTGGCGACCCCCACCCCATTGCCGGGTATAACCACAAATCAGAACGGACTTTACAAGAGGCCAGAGAACCATATATTACCGGCTCTGCTGAGGGATAGATAATTGAATGAAAGAATGGCTTAGAGGTATCGACAGGACCAACGCCCTGATTGCGTTGGGAGTTTGGATTGTCGGCATAGCGGTCTATCTCAAGACCATGGCGCCGACCATCACCTTCTGGGATTGTGGCGAGTTCATCGCCGTGTCCTATATTCTGGGGATTCCGCATCCGCCAGGCACGCCGCTGTATGTCCTCGTTGGCAAGGTCTTCACATTCAATCCATTCATAGCAGAGCCTTCCGCCCGGATCAATTTCCTTTCGGTGCTCAGTTCATCTTTCACAACGCTTTTCACCTATCTCTGTGCAGTCCGACTTCTGCGCTACTGGCAGACAGACAAACAGGATCTCTACGCCCGGATCACCTTGTATGGCGGTGCCGCAGCCGGCGCGCTCTTTTTTGCCTGGAGCAAAACCCACTGGAATAATTCGACCGAGGCCGAGGTTTACGGTCTTTCGATGCTGATGTTTATGGGTGCCGTCTGGCTGGCACTAAAATATTACGAAACCTCGGATCAAGCCGCCGCCGATCGAATCATGCTGGCGATCGTCTATATCGCTTTCCTCGGGATCGGTGTCCATATGACCACCTTTCTGGTTCTGCCGATCCTGGCGCTCTTCTTCATACTGAAGAAAGGGACTCCGGTTCGCTACTGGTTTATGGCCGCCACGCTGTTGATACTTGAACTGTATCTGATCTTCGCGCTTTCTTCGCGCCCCAACGAGGTTCCGATCTATCTCCCGCTCTTCATTGTTTTTGTGATCTATTTGATGTACCTGCTGTCGACACCATCGATCCCGCGTCTACTGATGTATATCGCCGGAGCATGGCTCGTAGCCTCGGTACCGATCCTTGGATCGATCTCAACGATAATCCGCTCGGCCGGTGGAAGCAGCGCCATACCGGCATCGGGACTGCTCAATATCATCGGGATGATCGGCTTCATAGCGCTGATCGTTCTGGGTGTGATCGCGCTGCTGACCTACCTTCGCCAGCGAAACTCTCGAGTTGAAGACCCGGAACCTGAACTTCTCACTGCGGCTTTGTTTATTCTGGTCGCCTCGCTTATGGCCGGGCTGTTATTGATCGGCGTTCGCGGCTATTCGTCTTTCCTTTTTCTCTCCGTGATTCTCATGGGAGGGCTCGGCTTACTCCTCCGGCAATATATTCGGTGGCCGATATTGATCGCTATTGCGGGGGTGTCGCTCGTCATGATCGGCATTTACCCGTATATTTGGGGATCTCTTGCGGCTGCGGCACTGGTCCTGGTGTTGGGGCTGCTCTTCAATGTGGCCGGATGGCGCGCCGCTCTGCTGGTGTTGGTGATGGCGGCGGCCGGGTTCTCGGTCCATTATTTCATCTGGGTTCGGTCTGCGCAGAAACCGTATATCAATGAAAATAACCCTTCCCAGAGTTGGGATCAGATGCGCGGGTTCCTCGAGCGCAAGCAGTATGGCAGTCAGTCGATGACCGAGCGGATGTTTGAGCGCCGGGGAGAGTGGGAAAACCAGTTTGGTGCATGGCGCCGGATGGGGTACTGGGGATTTTTCCAGAACCAGTACGGCATCAACGGCCGGGCATTTTTTGCGGTCTTCATCCTCGGTGTGTTGGGACTCTGGGAAGCGATCCGAAGGCGATCGGAATTGGGGCTGGCTTTGGCCTTACTGATCATCGTCTCTTCTATCGGCTTGGTTTTGTATATGAATTTTGCAGATGGAACCAGACAGGATCCGATCACGGGAGAGGACTATCTGGAGGTTCGGGATCGCGACTACTTCTTTACACCGGCCTACGTTCTTTTCGGGATGGCGATCGGAATGGGGATCACTGCTCTGGTGCAGTTTATCCGCGATGCGCTGGGACACTTCAGCGGGCCCGCCCGACAGGTGGTACTTGGCTCGCTCCTCGTCCTGTTCCTTCTGCCGACCTTCGCTCTCGCGAAAAATTACTACGAGTGCGACCGAAGCGACAATTGGATCGCGCACGACTACGCCAAGTCACTGCTTTCTTCGGCCGATCAGAATGCGGCGTTTTTCACCTACGGAGACAACGACACCTTCCCGCTCTGGTGTATGCAGGAGGCGTATAAATACCGCAAGGATGTCAAACTGGTCAATCTCTCCCTGGCCAACACTAAGTGGTATATCAAGCAGGTCCAGGAGTACATGGGGCTCGATCTCGGCATGACCGAAAAACAGATCGACGATATGCGCCCGTTCCGCACTCAGGATGGCCGTTCCTTCTATTTGAATAATCAGGTGATTGACGCTATCATCACGCACAACCGACACCGGGTGCCAATCAATTTCTCAATCACGGTTGCCAATGATGCGCGTAAATACCTTGGACGGCCGGTCGACTCGCACCTGACTCTCAGTGGCCTGAAGTGGCGACTGGGTGACACAGCCGATGGTCCGAAGATGGCGGTAGATGAAGGGTTGAGATACTTCCATGACCTGTCGCAGTTCCAATTGCGCGGTATATTTGATTCCACCGTTTACAAGGATGACAACCAGCTCAGGCTACCGCGGAATTTCTCGAACGCGATGATAATGGTGGCGGATTCGCTCCGCAAAGCTCGTCGTCACCCCGAGGCGATCCGCTTGCTGGAGTACGGTTACGAAGTCCTCCCGCTCGATAACGAATTGGTCAATTACCTTGCCGGCCTGTATACTGATATCGGCCGCGAAGATGGCCTGCGCAAGCTGTTGGAGCGATCCGCAGGTGGGGACCCGAAATGGCTGTCCGTCCTGTTGGGGAGACAGATGCGCGCGGCCAGGAAATTTCAGGAGGCCGAGGCTACACTCAACCAGGTCTTCATCGGTGACCCGACCTACCGTGCGGCGTATGAAGAACTCTGCATGCTGTACAATGACCAGCAGAATTACCGGATGCTTCGAGCGACACTCGTGACCTGGGTCAAAGCCAATCCTGGCGATACTGAGGCATCGGAAATGTTGACGCGTCTCGATGAATTCATGGCCACTTATAAGAGTACCGACACCGGCAAATGAATATACTCGCCCTTAACTGGAATGACCTCAAGAATCCGTTTGCCGGTGGGGCAGAGGTGCACCTCGAAGAGCTGCTTCGGCGGTTGGTCAAATACGGCCATCAAGTGACTTTATTCTGTTCGGGATGGGAAGGCTGTCCGGCCGAGGAGCAGATTGAAGGGATCCGGATCATCCGACGGGGAAATCGCTACAATTTCAATCTGATCGCGCCACTGCACCTTCGGCGACTGGCGAAGGAGAATCGGTATGATCTGTTGATCGAAGATATCAATAAGATCCCGTTTTACACGCCGGCCTATCTTGATCTAAAGACCATGGTGGTTATTCCTCACTTGTTCGCCACGACCGTCTTTCAGGAGATCAATGCAGTCCTTGGCACGTATATCTATCTTGCGGAAAAACCGTTGATCTCAGTCTACAAGGGGAGACACTTTAATGTTATCTCCGAATCAACTGCCGCTGAGATCGAGGCCCGCGGCGTCCCGCACAAAAATATCTCGGTCATACACTGCGGGATCGATAGAGAGCTGTATTCGTATCGTGCAGACATCACCAAGTTCGAAAAGCCGACTGTGCTTTATCTCGGTCGTCTCAAGAAATACAAATCGATACAACATCTGATAGTCGCTTTCAATCAGGTGAAAAAGCAACTGCCGGATGCCCGCTTAATGGTCGTCGGGACCGGCGATTATCTTCCGGAGTTGCAGAAGTTGGTCCTGTCGCTTGGCCTGAGAGATTCAGTGGAGTTTCCCGGCTTCGTCACGTCGGCCGACAAAGTCGAGAGGATGCGTCGTTCGCATGTGTCGGTCCTCCCCAGTCTGAAAGAAGGGTGGGGGTTGACCAATATCGAAGCAAACTCAGTCGGCACGGCGGTGGTAGCGGCCAATACTCCCGGTTTGCGCGACTCAGTTCGACACAACGAAACGGGATTGCTGTATGAGTACGGTGACACCAACCAACTGGCGTCGCACCTCCTGTCTATCTTGACTGACCAGCCGTTGCGTGAACGGCTCCAGCAGGGGGCACTCGCCTGGGCGGCACGGTTCAGTTGGGATGATGCCGCGAAGAAGTTCGATTCGCTGATCACCGAATATGTCGCGGGGCGTCGATGACTCGATCGAACAAACGGACGCTCTTTGTTCTGCTGGGGATCGCCATTTCGATCGGTCTGCTCTGGATGCTATTTCGTAAGATCAATTTCGCCGAACTGGGACAAGCGCTCGCACAGGCAAACTACTGGTGGCTTCTTCCCAATATGGCCTTGGTCGTGTTCGCCATGTATCAGCGGGCCTATCGCTGGCGCTTTATGCTGGCCCCGATCAAGCAGGTCAAATACAGCAATCTTCTCGCGGCAACCTCGATCGGTTTTATGGCGAACAATGTCCTGCCGCTCCGACTCGGCGAATTTGTACGAGCATACTCGCTGTCATATCAGGACCCCGAAATCACCAAGTCCGCCTCTCTGGCCACGATATTTGTCGAGCGAATGGTTTTTGACCTGGTCGCTCTGCTGTTGATCTTTGGCGCGGTCCTGCCATTCTCGCATTTGCAGATCCCCGAAGAGATGAAGTTCGGTACGACGATCGCCGTCGCGATCGCGCTCCTTGGTGTGGCCTTCATGCTGTTGATGGCGCACCGGCCGGCGAAAGCGGGGGAGATGATGACCCGCTATCTCTTTTTCGCGCCGGAATCAGTTAAGTCGCGCATCAAAGACATCGTGCTGCGCTTTGCGCGTGGTCTCGAATTTATCACCGACCCAAAGATACTGGGTTCGGTCACACTCCAGACGATCCTCATCTGGATATGTATGGGGATCTCCAACTACTTTGTTTTCCTGGCATTCGGGTTTGATCTGCCGATTTCCGCTTCCTACGTGCTATTGGTGGTAGTGTCGGTTTCCATCCTGATCCCATCCTCGCCAGGGTTTGTCGGTGTTTATCATGCCGGCACGGTCTGGACCTTGCTCTCCTACAATATCAGCCGTGAGCAGGCGCTTTCCTTTGCGCTGGTGCTTCACGCCGCCCAGTATATCCCGATAACTGTCATGGGGTTCTACTTCCTGCGGAAAGAACATTTGTCGCTCAAAAAGCTCGAAGCTGATGCCGTCGCCGAGGATGTCGTCTGATTCCCGCGACCATCGCGACAAGTTCAAACTTGACACTCTACCTCTATTTCCGTTACCAATCTGGCAGAAAGACAAAATGCTGCCATGAAAAAACTCGCTTTAGCCTTCGTCCTGCTTCTCGCCCTGTTAGCGATCAGCTATGTGACCTCGCTCAGGTCACAGGCCAAGCTGAAACAACAGTATGATCAGGGATTTGAGCGGGGAAATCAGGAGACAGTTGAAGCGACTCGACGCGCCGATTCGCTCCGCACGGCGATGGAGCAGTCAACCAGCCGGTATCAGGAGTCTTTGAAAGTGGTTCAGGCGGAGTATGCGTCTGAGACTGATTCACTCCAGTCCATCATATCCGACAAAGACTCCACCATCCTGGCGCTGAAGCAAAAAGCGAAAGTGACCAAGGCATCGGCATCCAAGCCAACCACAAAGCCCGCGGCATCGCAGGCATCCTTAAATCACACACAGATACTTAACTACTATAAGCGGCGGTTGGGTGATCTTCCCAAGGACCTCTCCGAGTATGAACGACGAGTCGCCCTGACCGAGCTGCGTGATGAAACCGCCCGCAAATTTGCCATATCGCTGGGGGAATTGGACAAGATACGTCAGAACAATAGTCTGAAGGACTGACCCTGCACGCGAGGCTACTACTTGCCAAGCCGTAAGATACCTGAAGCTCTGGTGGAGCGGCTTTTTGTCGAGTCCAAAGCCAATGAGGATTCGATCTATGCCAATGGCTACTATGTGGCGCTCGATGAGAAACGTCGGGCAGAGCTGATCGCCAAGTTTACCTGGCATGTGAATCACTCACTCTCTCCACGACAAAAACAGGTACTTAAACTGCATCTGATCGGTTATACCGAACGGGAAATAGCCGCCAATTTAGGGGTGACCCAGCAGGTTGTGCACATTTATAAGATGCGTGCATTCAATAAATTACATGAAAAGCTAAGTTAAGTCGGTGTATGTCAAAGCGCCCCCTATTAATAAGGGGAGTGACGTGCGAATAGTAGACTTCGGTGACCCATTGTGGTCTCGATTTGAAGGAGGTGGTAGCGTTCAGTAGACGGCATCCCTTACTTTCACTGCAATCTACTGTCTTGTTTTTGGGTAACTACTTCAAGGTAGAGGGGAAGAAAGAATAGGGAGTTGCACATGCCAAAGAGAAAAGAGGCCGAAGTATTTGCCGATGTCGGCAAAAAGGATTGCTGGCATTCCTACAGCCTTCAGGTACTTGCACCGGGCAAGTTCGCACGTGTCGTAGGAAACATTCTTAAAGGGAATTATGTGTTGGTCAACTCAAGGATGGAGGATAGAGCCTCCGCCTGACCGTTGACGCAAGTGGTTCAAATCCTGAACTGCCAGCAGTGACGAACTGACCCTGTGGTCAGGAAAATAATGGGCCGGTTGCCAAACCGGCCCTTTTTGATGCCGATAACTCCATGATTTTCACTTGACTAAGCCTGACATGCCCCCTTCATTGGCGACCGTGCAGACAACCCTGATTTACTATTCAGCCATACTTTTCATCGCCGCTTTTCTCTTCGGCCTCCTGACGTTGGTCCGGAAATGGTCGGATGAATGGCTTCACCTCTTCATTTCGTTCGGAGCCGGGGTATTTCTCGGGGCAGTCTTTTTTGAACTGCTTCCGGAAGCAATGGCGGTTGATCACCGCGAGATGGTGGGAATCGCCATTCTGGCGGGTTATCTGCTCATTTTCTTCGTCGAGAAGTTCCTCTTCAGCCGGGCGGGGAGTGGCGAGGTCCACAGCCACCGGGTGATCTCCATTGCGGCCTTCATCGGGCTCTCTGTCCATTCGCTGATCGATGGTTTGGGGATGTCTGTCACCGCAGTCGACCCGCACCTTGGACGGACCGTTTTCTATTCGATCCTGGCGCACCATCTTCCGGCGGCGTTTTCAGTCGGTTCGTTATTAACCCTCGCCAGAATCAAGAAATCATCCGTGGTGGGACTTCTGGCGCTATTTGCGGCCATGCCACCGCTCGGGGCGCTGTTGTTCGCCCCTTTGGTCGAACATAGCTCTGAACAGACCTACTCGATGATCGTAGGCTGTATGACAGGCACTTTTCTCTATGTCGCTACTGGTGATCTCCTGCCGGAGGTCTTTCACTCCAAATCGAAACGGTGGCAAAATCTCGGTCTGCTGGTGATCGGTTTGGTGGTTATGGCGCTGATCGGATTCGGCTTCGAACATGTCCATTAAAAGAGTAGTGAACTAACGGTTCGGGCGCGGGTATAACCTCGAAACCAATGGGGTAGAAGATCTTGAAATCAACGTTCATGCAATTACTGATCCTGCTTCTGATCTCGTGCGCCGTCAGTATCGGCGTTAACGCGGTCTCGCCAAATGGCATTGACCTGATCGGGAAGTACCGCGACCTTTCCAGCTCCGAAGGACCGATCGTCCCGCCGACCGCCGAACCGAGTGATCCGCCTTTCATCGACATAAATGTCGCCCAGATGGAACATGCCGCCGGTCAGGCGTTGTTTGTCGATGCCCGCAATCCGGAAGACTTTGAATGCTCAACCATCCCGGGATCGGTCAATCTCCCGTTTGAGATGCTTCCCGAGGGTGACCTGGCGCCATTTTTCGACTCTGTCTTAGCGGCCCCCAAAGACCGTATGCTGATCGTCTTTTGCTCGGGAGAGGAGTGCGATCTCTCGCTGCACCTCGGGCGCAATCTCCAGCTTCAGGGATATACCAATATCGCCATCTTCTTTGGCGGAGCGAGAGAGTGGGAGAAGTTTGGGCTTGATGTCGAGCGGAGGAAGCAGTGCGAATAGTTCACAACGATTATCTGACCATGCTCTCCCGCCTGGTGATTGGCATCATGCTGATCTATGCATCGTTCTACAAGATCATCGAACCGGCATCCTTCGCCAAAGCGATCTGGTATTATCATCTGGTCCCCGGCAACCTAATTAATCTGATGGCGCTGATCCTCCCGTGGCTGGAATTGATATGCGGACTTGGGCTGATCCTGGGGATATTCTACCA contains:
- a CDS encoding DUF2723 domain-containing protein, which codes for MKEWLRGIDRTNALIALGVWIVGIAVYLKTMAPTITFWDCGEFIAVSYILGIPHPPGTPLYVLVGKVFTFNPFIAEPSARINFLSVLSSSFTTLFTYLCAVRLLRYWQTDKQDLYARITLYGGAAAGALFFAWSKTHWNNSTEAEVYGLSMLMFMGAVWLALKYYETSDQAAADRIMLAIVYIAFLGIGVHMTTFLVLPILALFFILKKGTPVRYWFMAATLLILELYLIFALSSRPNEVPIYLPLFIVFVIYLMYLLSTPSIPRLLMYIAGAWLVASVPILGSISTIIRSAGGSSAIPASGLLNIIGMIGFIALIVLGVIALLTYLRQRNSRVEDPEPELLTAALFILVASLMAGLLLIGVRGYSSFLFLSVILMGGLGLLLRQYIRWPILIAIAGVSLVMIGIYPYIWGSLAAAALVLVLGLLFNVAGWRAALLVLVMAAAGFSVHYFIWVRSAQKPYINENNPSQSWDQMRGFLERKQYGSQSMTERMFERRGEWENQFGAWRRMGYWGFFQNQYGINGRAFFAVFILGVLGLWEAIRRRSELGLALALLIIVSSIGLVLYMNFADGTRQDPITGEDYLEVRDRDYFFTPAYVLFGMAIGMGITALVQFIRDALGHFSGPARQVVLGSLLVLFLLPTFALAKNYYECDRSDNWIAHDYAKSLLSSADQNAAFFTYGDNDTFPLWCMQEAYKYRKDVKLVNLSLANTKWYIKQVQEYMGLDLGMTEKQIDDMRPFRTQDGRSFYLNNQVIDAIITHNRHRVPINFSITVANDARKYLGRPVDSHLTLSGLKWRLGDTADGPKMAVDEGLRYFHDLSQFQLRGIFDSTVYKDDNQLRLPRNFSNAMIMVADSLRKARRHPEAIRLLEYGYEVLPLDNELVNYLAGLYTDIGREDGLRKLLERSAGGDPKWLSVLLGRQMRAARKFQEAEATLNQVFIGDPTYRAAYEELCMLYNDQQNYRMLRATLVTWVKANPGDTEASEMLTRLDEFMATYKSTDTGK
- a CDS encoding 6,7-dimethyl-8-ribityllumazine synthase, which codes for MNVKEFEGKLDATGLRFGIVVSRFNSFFTDQLLNGALDCIVRHNGTQEKVAVAYVPGSFELPFAAARMAKSGKYDAVICLGAVIRGDTPHFDFIAAESSKGIARLGLEMDLPVVYGVITTDTIEQAIERAGTKAGNKGWDAAQTAIEMVNLYKAMDK
- a CDS encoding ZIP family metal transporter, giving the protein MQTTLIYYSAILFIAAFLFGLLTLVRKWSDEWLHLFISFGAGVFLGAVFFELLPEAMAVDHREMVGIAILAGYLLIFFVEKFLFSRAGSGEVHSHRVISIAAFIGLSVHSLIDGLGMSVTAVDPHLGRTVFYSILAHHLPAAFSVGSLLTLARIKKSSVVGLLALFAAMPPLGALLFAPLVEHSSEQTYSMIVGCMTGTFLYVATGDLLPEVFHSKSKRWQNLGLLVIGLVVMALIGFGFEHVH
- a CDS encoding flippase-like domain-containing protein, producing MTRSNKRTLFVLLGIAISIGLLWMLFRKINFAELGQALAQANYWWLLPNMALVVFAMYQRAYRWRFMLAPIKQVKYSNLLAATSIGFMANNVLPLRLGEFVRAYSLSYQDPEITKSASLATIFVERMVFDLVALLLIFGAVLPFSHLQIPEEMKFGTTIAVAIALLGVAFMLLMAHRPAKAGEMMTRYLFFAPESVKSRIKDIVLRFARGLEFITDPKILGSVTLQTILIWICMGISNYFVFLAFGFDLPISASYVLLVVVSVSILIPSSPGFVGVYHAGTVWTLLSYNISREQALSFALVLHAAQYIPITVMGFYFLRKEHLSLKKLEADAVAEDVV
- a CDS encoding DoxX family membrane protein; this translates as MRIVHNDYLTMLSRLVIGIMLIYASFYKIIEPASFAKAIWYYHLVPGNLINLMALILPWLELICGLGLILGIFYQGAKVWTALMMVMFMIALASTIVRGIDIDCGCFKASQGATGSAWNSLIFDLVAMLFVIQMMISKSRRWLICP
- a CDS encoding glycosyltransferase family 4 protein, encoding MNILALNWNDLKNPFAGGAEVHLEELLRRLVKYGHQVTLFCSGWEGCPAEEQIEGIRIIRRGNRYNFNLIAPLHLRRLAKENRYDLLIEDINKIPFYTPAYLDLKTMVVIPHLFATTVFQEINAVLGTYIYLAEKPLISVYKGRHFNVISESTAAEIEARGVPHKNISVIHCGIDRELYSYRADITKFEKPTVLYLGRLKKYKSIQHLIVAFNQVKKQLPDARLMVVGTGDYLPELQKLVLSLGLRDSVEFPGFVTSADKVERMRRSHVSVLPSLKEGWGLTNIEANSVGTAVVAANTPGLRDSVRHNETGLLYEYGDTNQLASHLLSILTDQPLRERLQQGALAWAARFSWDDAAKKFDSLITEYVAGRR
- a CDS encoding rhodanese-like domain-containing protein — protein: MQLLILLLISCAVSIGVNAVSPNGIDLIGKYRDLSSSEGPIVPPTAEPSDPPFIDINVAQMEHAAGQALFVDARNPEDFECSTIPGSVNLPFEMLPEGDLAPFFDSVLAAPKDRMLIVFCSGEECDLSLHLGRNLQLQGYTNIAIFFGGAREWEKFGLDVERRKQCE
- a CDS encoding bifunctional 3,4-dihydroxy-2-butanone-4-phosphate synthase/GTP cyclohydrolase II encodes the protein MNAEFTFNTIEEAIEDIRAGKFIIVIDDEDRENEGDLVMAAEMVTPEAVNFMAKHGRGLICVLMPNDRLERLKLHPMVEVNTAKLGTRFTVSVDAIHGTTTGISASDRAITIKALSDENTKPEDLGRPGHVFPIQAVSGGVLSRAGHTEASVDLARLANLRPVGVLCEIMNDDGTMARVPQLFPLAKQFGLKIITIRDLIAYRHKTEKLVTHMTTVTFPTEFGTFQLHLYKSELDDHHHLALVKGDITGKKNVLVRVHSSCLTGDVFHSHRCDCGMQLHKAMQMVDAEGAGVVLYMRQEGRGIGLANKILAYKLQDLGRDTVEANEELGFKADLRDYGIGAQILSDLGLTSIRLLTNNPKKVIGLQGYGLEIVERVPLQIEPTAHSARYLETKRDKLGHLLNF
- the nusB gene encoding transcription antitermination factor NusB, translated to MSTDERELSDSPRRRARELVLHGLYACEVTENDPRDVLSQIVKDESLSGKNQDYAKALFTKVRDTRDWSDQQLVLLATNWKLDRFAELDKIILRMAMTELRDMPDIPVRVVINEAIELAKKYSTSESASFINGILDSYVKKTEAQPES